GACAATAATCTACTTGAAAATGTAGTAAAAATTGGTAAATACGCAAAAGAGAAACTAGCAAATTTAAAAGAAAAATTTGATAGCATAACAGAGATTCGTGGAAAGGGATTATTGCTTGGTATTAAATTTAATGAAAACAAGATAACCGCCAAAGATGTAGTCGCAAAAGCCCTTGCAAACGGGCTTTTACTCGTTGGTGCGGGCAATAATGTCGTGAGATTTTTCCCACCGTTTAATGTGAGCGAAAAAGAGATAGATGAGGCTTGTGAGATTTTAAATAAAATTTTATAAAATAAGGAGAAAATATGCCATTACTTGATAGTTTTTGTGTTGATCATACCATTATGAACGCACCTGGTGTGCGACTAGCTAAGACGATGAATACACCAAAGGGCGATAAGATTAGCGTCTTTGACCTACGTTTTTGCAAACCAAACCAAGATATGTTACCAGAGCGTGGTATACACACACTAGAACATCTCTTTGCGGGATTTATGAGAGATCATTTAAATAAAAATGATGTAGAGATCATAGATATTTCGCCGATGGGCTGTCGTACTGGATTTTATATGAGTCTTATTGGCTCACCAAGTTGCGAAGAGGTCGTGTCTGCTTGGGAAGCGTCGATGAAAGATATAACAAATGTCCTAAGCCAAAGCGACATACCAGAGCTAAACGAGTATCAGTGTGGAAGCTATAAAATGCACTCACTAAAAGAGGCCCATGAGATCGCAAATGCCGTATTAAAGGCTGGTATTGGCATAATAGATAATGAGAGTATAAAGCTTGATATAGATGCAAAAGGGCTTAAAAAGCACTAAAATAAGTAGTCTCATCTTATTATTTAAAATTTCAAAGACAATCAGCTCATCTAGCTAGATCTTATCTCTCCCAGATGAGCTTTTTGCCAAACCCAAGCGTGTTACTCGTAAATTTTATCCATTTTAAACTTATGCACCATATCTCAGGCTTCATTGCAAGTGCATAAGGATAGCGTTTGAAGTAAATTTTTGACATTTGCTCATTAGCTTTTTGCATAGTGCCACGTAACTGAATGCCTTCTATCTTGCCAACTATCTTTGTATCAAGTGCAATCGTGCCACCGACTTCTGGATTTTGTGCAAGAGCCTTTATATGAGTAGTTGTAGAGCTTGAAGCGACTAATAAATTTAGTCTATCCTCATCAAAAGCATAAAAGCAACTAAACGCATATGGTATATCCTCGCTTATAACAGCAACCGAGACAAGGTGCATCTTTTTTATAAATTTAATAATATTCTTATCAATCATAAAAATAGCCTAAAAACTCCACTATCTCATTAAATTTGACTACTAAAGCCATTAAAATCACAAGCCAAAATACAAGCAAAAAAAGCTCAGTATAAGTAAATATATCACGACTAAATTTCTTAAAGATTGCCATTGATAATAATCCGCCTAAAAAGCCGCCAATTAGTGAGAAGTAGTGTATCGTCTTTGATTTTACAAATGTAGGTAAAAGCTCTTTAAAAAATAGCGAAAACATCGTAAATGCAAGTAAATTTGCAAATATAAAATAATAACCAACAACTGGCAAAATGGGATAGAATTTATGCAAAACAAAGCTTAAAATCGTGATAAACATTAGCAAAAATATCCGAGTCCCAAAACAACACATTTCACACCTTTTTTATTAAATTTTACAAAAAGCTTGTTAAAAACAGCTTTATAAATTTAAAATTATGTCGATTTAGTTTAAAAGGAGCAAAAATGCAGACAAATTTCTCAAATTTATACTCACAAGCTAGTTATAATAATATGGATTTCAAATTTAAAACAAGTAGCGGTGATGAGATAGATTTTTCAATGTATGATAATAAAAGCCTAGAATACGTCAGCGAAAAAAACTCGCGTGGCAGTAGCCAAAGCCTAACTCTAACACACGAATACGGCTATAGTTTCTCATACAAAGGCGATGGACTTGACACAAAAGATCTTGCAGAGCTTGATGAAGCGTTAAAACTCATTAGTCCACAAATAGATAAATTTATGAAAAATGTCAAAAATGACGATAAAATCGCAGGAAGTGATGAGAGTATAACAAATCTAGCAAACAATATAAAACAGATACTTCCACAACCCAAAAATGACAATCATAAAAATCTAATCGCAGATAATACTATAAAAATATTTGATGAACTTTTAGAGCAAAATCGTGCTGATAAAAATCTACTTAATAATACCAAAAAGCTATTTGATAGGCTTTTTGATACTACAAATAAACTCTTCGTTTATGCTTAATATGGGGTCTCTCCCCATAAATTTATACTACTAAAACTTCACTATTGTTTGCTTTTGATAGAAAATATGTGTTAAAAATATAATGAAAAATAGTTGCAAAAATAGTCCTAAAAGTGGCACAAGAGAGATAATGTAAAATACTGCACAAGCAAGTATAAATTTAAATCCGCCACCTTCAAGCCAAACTAGTTCAAATTTAGACTCTGATAGGGCATTACTCGCCACATCAATGAGTAAAAATTTATAATAAAGATAAAAAAACGGGATATTTATGAAAAAAAAGCTTAGTATTGGTATAATAAAAATGAAAGGTAAACAAAGTAGTAAAATCCCTAAAAACTTAAATATCACTGTAGTCATAAGCCACAAAACTCTTGAAGTGCCAACCATACTAGTTTGAGCTATGTTATAATGTCTTGCGTTGATCTCGCGTGTTACGATTGGGGTTAAAAATCCAGCGATAAGTAAAGCTATAGCCACACTTAAAATAACAACTAAAAACGTTGAGAGTATGTAAAATAAGGAACTAATAAGATAACGTACTACCTCAAAAGATAAAATTTTAGCCACCAACGGATACGAACTTGTATCAAAAAATACATACTCACCGCTCATCGCACCTGCTAAAAGTAGCTCCCACAGCTCAGACCCACCAAGCATCATCACACTTATTAATACCGCCACGCTTAAAACAAGTGGCAAGATAGAGAGTGTGATAAATTTAGCAGTTAAAAAATCACGCCACGAAAGCCAAAAAATACTCACAAACTCAACCTACTTTGCTGCGTCGTAAGCACTTTTAAGCTCAGCATATATAGCATCTATGCTTTTTATACCACTAGCTAAAATCTCGCTCATCACAACATTATCCTCTCGTCCTCCCCAGAGCTTTTTGTATGTGCCTTCTTTATAGCCGTTGTTTTGACGAAAGCGATTTAGCACGTTTTTAGCAACATAGCACTCATAAAGTGAGTACAAATTTACGCCACATTTTAGTGCGACGCTGAAGTAAATTTTTAAAATATCATGTATGTTATATTCAAATCCACTACATTCATGTATAAGCTTTTCGATATCGTTCATTATCTCATATATACTCTCACTAGCCACATTATAAGGCTCTTTGCAAAACTCTGCAAAGCCACTTGCTGCACAGATATTATCAGCTAGTATCTTTGCATCCCCTAGCCCTTTTTGCTTATAAATTTGTAGCATAAAGCTCATTACAAAGTGCCAAATATCCACGACCTCAACTCGTAAATTTTGCTCATCAGTCGCTGCATTTATGCTCTTCCAGTGTTTCCACGCAAAGCTATCTATTAGCTCTGCACACTCCATATATATGCAACGCTTCCAGCTTATGAGCTTGTTTTTATTTGTGTATCCATTTTCCCAGCCTAGCCCATTTGTCTCATCATTTAAACTTTGCTGAAGTTTTAACATCTGTAATACTATCTCATTTTCATTCATATTTTACCTTTAATTTTTGACAAATTATATCAGATTTTATTAATTCAAAGATAAATATAAATCAAGGCTTGACTTAAATCATTAAATTTTTATAAATTTATCGCTAAAATACACCTTTACTAATCAAGAAGGATAAAAAATGATAGAAAATAATGTCGTTATATGCAACGTATGTGCTTTAAAAAGTTCAGATGACGAAAATGCAGTATTTATTAAAGCACACAAAAATGGTGAAGATGTAGATATATGCACAAGCTGCATACCTAGCGTTATACATGGATCTGGTATGGTTGTAAAATCAAACGAAGAGATAAAAGCCGAAGCTTAAATCTGATCTATATTTGATGAATTTTGCTTTAAGAACTCTTTAAACTCTTCAGCACACATAGGCTCTTTAAGATAACATCCTTGAGCCTCTTTGCAACCTAGCTCTATTAGCTTGTCTAGCTCATCTTTAGACTGCACACCCTTTGCTGTGACTTTTAAATTTGTATTGTTTGCTAAATTTATGATAGATGCGACTATCTGAGTATCGATATCTGTATTTAACATATCTTGTATAAGTTCACGTGCGATCTTGATACAGCGAATATGATACTTTTTCATATAGGCAAACGAGGTATAGCCAATACCATAATCATCGATACAAACGCTGATATTGCTACTATTTATATCATTAAAAATTTTATCTAAAAGCTCCGGCGGATAGACCCATACGCTCTCATCAAGCTCAAGCTCAAAAACCTTTGGACTCACGCCATATAGCTTTAAAAGATCGTTTATATTTTGTATAAAGATACTCTTTTTTATCTGTGTTGGAATGATATTTAGGCTGATTTTTGGTATATTTATGCCATCTTTTTGCCAACTACTCACGTATTGCACAGTCTTTATGGCAGCAACAGAACAAATACCATTAAGCGTATCAGAATTTACTTTAGCAACATCCATAAACTGAGAAGCCTCTAAAAATCCAAGCTCCTTTGAATCCCATCTAAGAAGTGCCTCAAACGAAACTATCTTTAGTGTCTTTGTGTTAAAAATAGGCTGAAAATATACCTTTATCTCTTCGCTTAAATTTACCTTGCTTAGCAAAATCTCCATACGCGACGCCGTATGTATATGATCGTCTATCTCACTACTGTATATTGTAGGATTTAAAGATGGATTTTCCTTAGCATAATACATTGCTCTATTTGAGTTTTTAACAATCGTCTTGATATCTATGTCTTGTCTGTATGAAACTATACTTATACCAACAAAACAACTCATAATAAAATGAAATCTATCTACTTGTAAATTTTCTTGCAAATTTTTCTTAATATTTATACCGAAATTTAAAGCTCCACTCTTGTCATCTTTTCCAATCTTTGTAACCACTACAAACTCACCAGCACTCATTCTAGATATGATGTCTTTTTGATTGCAAAGACTTAATAGCCTTTTTGCAGTGGCCCTTAAAATTCTATCACCAACAATATGTCCGTAAGAGGCGTTTATTGATTTAAATTTATCGATATTTATATAATACACCGCAAGCTCTTCATCGGATTTAAGGCTTGAATATAAATTTTTAAGACCATCTGATAAAAATAACCGATTACCTACGCCAGTTAGATAATCACGTTCAGATATATCTTGCAAACGTAAATTTGCAAGTCTTAGTTCATTTGTCTGTTCGTGTATAATTTTTTCAAGATTGTTATGCATTAGCTTTTCTTGGGTTAGTAGCTTATCGCTTATCGTAGAGCTTTTTACATAGTAGCTTGTAAGCGTATTTATGACTATAATACAGAGTAAAACAACTGCTTGAATAGGAGAGAAATCGCTCTCTATAAATATTGGTACTATTGCTATTATCGGTAACCATTTTGAACTCATAGTTATGTTATTGTCTTTTTGTGCGACACGAGAGTTATTTGTCTGTAAATAAAACGAACCTATCATTAATAGACAAAATGGCAAAATATAAAGCGGTGCTAATAAATTTGGCTGATAAAGTGGCATTTTAAATTTATTATAATAAATATATAAATTCAACATCGTAAACAATATAACGGCTACGATCATATAAAAACCACTTTTGCGAATATATATAAAATTGCTCGTAAATAATTCGCTTAGCACAACAAAAAGCAAGATCAAATTTATAATTATCACACAAAATATACAAAAATCATATATACTTTTAAAAATCAAAGTGATATTTAAGTTGAAAATAACGTTAAAAAATAGCGTATAAATCATCAAAAATACACCAAATGTATCAAGCAATATGATTGATTTTTCACTTGCATCTTTAAATTTTATATAAAAATATATAGACATAGCAAAAAGTATGCAAAGCATAGGCACAGAATAACTTATGAGCAAAAACTCATATCGATCATAGTCCTTTATAAAGAGATCAGTATTTAAAAACCATAAAAGATCACAAGCTCCCCAAAGTGCTACGCCCAAACACAACAATATCCAATGCACTCTATAATTTTCTGGCGTTACGATATGCTTATAAATATTTACGATAATAAATCCATAGGCGATAAAAGTAAGCAACTTTTGGATATAGACATATCCGATCAAAGAAAATATCTGAGCAAATACAAAAATCACTAAAACAATAAACACTGATCGCTTTTGGTAAGCCTTTAGTGATTCAGTCGCACTCAAACTCATCTCCTAAAAATAACACAAATTATACTAATTAAATCCTTGTTTTTTGATATAATCTTATAAATTTAAAAATTTGGAGCATTTATGACACAAGAGATAAATTTAAAAAGTGTGGATTTGCTTGATTATCAAGCATTTGTTTTGTTTTATTCAAAAAAAGCAAGAAAACAGATGATGATAAACACGATAGGTATATTTGGCGAAGCTATGATTGCTGGATTTGTGATAGATAAACTTACCGGATATCAAATTTTTACCATTATTGGCGTTGCTTTTGGCATATTTTGGGTATTTTTCTATCCATTTTTTTTAAAAAATAGACGACTAAAAGCACTAAAAAATCTAAGAAGCAATGAAGTAGAAAAAACAATGAAATTTGAAGTAAATGATGAGTATTTGGCGTATTATAAAGATGAGTTAAGAGAAAATGAGAAATTTGCATTTAGCGATATTAGTGAAATTTATGAGCTTAAAAATATATTTGTTATATTTCTGGGTGAGAAAGTTCATATCATAATCCCAAGAAATGATGAAACTACAAAAATGATAAGCCTAAGTGCTAAAAACTCGAATAAACATATTTTAAAATATGAAAATTTGGAGTATTCTAGCGTTGTGAGATAGAATTTATTATCAGTTTTTCAAACTCATCTGCATTCACAGCTCTACCCCAGATAAAGCCCTGTATCTCGTCACAACCGAGATCTTTTAAAATTTTAAGCTGAATGATGCTTTCTACGCCTTCAGCTAATGTTTTGATATTTATGGTTTTTGTCAGTGATATTATCATATTTATTACAGCTTTATCAAATTCACTCGTAGCGATATTATCCACTAGCTCTTTTGATATTTTTAGTCTAGTTATCATATATTTTTTGATGTAGTTAAATGATGAAAAACTAGCACCAAAGTCATCTACGCTTACGCCTATGCCACTTTGTTTAAATACACTAGCCACCTTCTGCAAAGTCTCGTCTGCTATTACAAAACTACTCTCAGATATCTCGATATTAACACAACTTGGGTTGACATCATAAGCTGACATTAAATTTAATATCTCATTTGCAAACACGATACTATCCATCTGTTTTAAAGATACATTTATTGATATCTTTAAATTTGTGCCATATTTTTTATTCCACTTGCCGATTTGTTTTATGGCTTGTTTGGCAACCCATCTGTCTATATTTATAATGATAGAGCTTTGCTCGGCTATAGGGATAAACTTAGATGGCATAACATTACCTTTTATAGGTGAATGCCAACGCAAAAGAGCCTCTGCTCCGATAAGATTTTGAGTATTTAGCTCAAACTGTGGCTGAAAATTTAGCTCAAATTCCTTATCAAAGTCGATCGAATTTAAAAGTATTTCGATATGGTTTTGCTCTTGCAAAATATCTTTTACATCATCATAAAACACCCAAACACTATTTATATCACGTTTTGCAACACTTAATGCAGCACTAGCTTGAGCAAGCAGATCGTCAATTAAAATTTCACTAGTTTCGGTTATGCTAAAGCCTATCTTTGCATTTAGTAAAATTTTATATTCATCTATAGTAATCAAAGCTTTTATGACAGAATAGATTCTTACAATAAGCTCTTTAAAATACTCAAACTTATCACTCTTTACAACGATATATAAATCATCACCATCAAATCTAGAAAATAATGCACCATTTGGCAAAATTTCACTTATATTTTTTGTAAGTGTTACTAAAACTTCATCGCCAACATAGTGTCCGTAAGTATCATTTATAGCTTTAAAATGTATCAGATCGATATTATAAACGCATATATTTTCACCAATACCTTTAGTCTTTATCATCTCTTCAAGCCTATCAAGAAAACAAGATCTATTTAACAAACCTGTCAAAAAGTCATACTCGCTTAACTCTTTTAATCTCTTATTTGTTTGATTAAGCTCTTGCATACGCTCATTTACTACTCTGTCTAGCTTCTTTCTTATCTGTCTATCTTTTTCTATTAAATTTTTACTATTTTTTATACTTGATATGTTATATGTTAAGATACTATAAAATAGTATTGTCATCATAACAAACATAAACCACGTAACGTCTAATGTTCCTATAGCACCTATAGAAATAATTATCAAAAATAGTGCCATTACTACTTTGCTGATTAAAATTTTATGAAAATCATCACTATTTTTACCAAATCTCGCAAACATCTCATTATATCTAATATAAAAAGAGCTAAATAAAAATATCACAAATACTATCTCAAAACATAGTCTAAAGTATGTATTTATAATATCTTGATCGTGCATAGAAGTGATATTAAAATATGTATTGACAATAGAAAGGGTGCCAATAGCAAGTAGACAAAAATAAAAAGACAGTCTACGCTTAATATTATGTAAAGAGTAGTAGATGATAAAAACACAGCAAAACATCACGACATCAATGATAATGTATATCGTATGGATAAAAAACATAGATGAAAACGCCAAAGATATATCGTGATTAAATACTACGGCCCAAAAAAAGCTAAGATATAACAAAACAACAACAGTTATATCAAGAAATGTCTGAAGCCAAAAGCGATTTCTCATACTTTTTATAAACATCATTATGCAAGCTATCAAAAACAATATATATGGCAACAAATACACGATATGAACGACTCTTTTATATGTCATCCATTCGGTATTATGCCCCTTTAAGCTATAAAATAGCATAAATGCATCAGCCACAGCCCAAGTAAATATAGCTGTGACTATCAACGCCCAATAGTGCTTTAAATTTTTACTATCTTTTACGTTATAAGCTATAATAGTAGCTATGCTAACATTCATAGCAACAGATATCACACTGCTATAAAACTCATTTTGATTATACAAAGCAATAAAATATATCGTAAAAAGAGCTACTGTGTATAAAAAAGATAGTGTATTGTTATTTGTAAGTCTCTTAAACACTTTTATCAAATTTTATCCCAATTTACTTGCTAACTTCTGCCATCGCTCCCATTCGCCACTCTCATCAAGCTCATTGCCAATAGCTTCATATCGTGAATAAAAATACTCCACAAACTCTCGCGTTTTGCTATCTTTTGGTAGGTAACTCACACCGTCTTTAACGCAAAATTTATGTAAAAACTCACTCGCATCAACCTTTTTGCTGTAGTGAGTGGCTAGGTCACGGTAATTTACCAAACAAGCCGTTTTAAACTTCTCATATGCCATTTCACTCATATCTACATTTAAACTTTTACCGTCAAATTTCAAAACCCCGGTCTTAAAAAGCAGACTAAGATGAATAAGTCCTTCGCAGTAATACGCCCTAACCTCATCTACCTTTCGCCATCCAACAAGCCCAACAGAACGTGCGATAAGCTCAGCAAACACGCCCATCTTATACCGCTCATCCTCGTGTAAAAAGAAATTAACAAGCCCACCAGTTGTAGCCTTATACTCTTCAATAAATTTAAACACACCGCTTTTATTCATAGTAGCTTCTGTATCATTTGCGATAAATAAAATATGTCCAAACTCATGTCCGATAGTTGAAATCTCATAAATTTTCTTCCAAACATCAGGCTTTAAAAATAAAATCTCTCGGTTAAAATTTAAAAACTCATGGCTAAAAATTTCACTTCCAAGACGCATAAATGGCTTTGCTTTAGCACTCTCATAGACGTGATTGACAAAGGCAAAAATTTTCTTACCGCACGCCACACTCACGCTCTCATCATTTGGCACGACCTGTGCACTAAAAAGACCATTTAGCTCCGCCGCGTAGTAAATCATCGGCACAGAGATGTAAAGCTGGGTTCGCTCAATATTTGCATTTACCTGCCTATTTAGTGCTATATCATTCAAATTTATATCCGCACAAATTTGAGCGTAACTGCGTTTAACACGAGCCTTAAACTCACTCTCATCAACGCCACCGTCATCAACTAAGCGTATATCCCACTCCAAAGCCACTGCGTGAGTGTAGATATCTTCGTAATACTCAAGCGGATGTCCGGGTTGTAATGCTCCACGCACATCCATCCAAGCTATCTCGGCATCTTGCCACGCTGCGATAACCTTGTCGTTTTCACGCTCGGCAAAGGCGTTTTTAAGTCGCTCAAAATATATTATAAATTTATTATGCTCATCTGTTTTGGCTAGATTTTTTAAATTTAAAAGTGCATTTTTAAAGGCATTTATCACGACTTTTACCTCATCTGCAAACGCCACCGCATAAGGTGCAAAGCTAAACTTCTCCACTCCATTTTCGCTTGACTTTACAACCGCACCATAAGTTCTAT
This window of the Campylobacter anatolicus genome carries:
- the ciaB gene encoding invasion protein CiaB, with product MNDFKRLNELVREQKAQLNKLYKNLNDELIIKALKICGLNGNKSERIAVLRRIVDLKVDPLENELKKLGIDENEQKRILNLMFEFVRELYEKRHTELITQVKNEKILDDFNVAIIEAMHSVGLALNAWQTVWQERIIDTTNKEFEAKFDDITKAVEFISKNTLFQTDANGVRADRTYGAVVKSSENGVEKFSFAPYAVAFADEVKVVINAFKNALLNLKNLAKTDEHNKFIIYFERLKNAFAERENDKVIAAWQDAEIAWMDVRGALQPGHPLEYYEDIYTHAVALEWDIRLVDDGGVDESEFKARVKRSYAQICADINLNDIALNRQVNANIERTQLYISVPMIYYAAELNGLFSAQVVPNDESVSVACGKKIFAFVNHVYESAKAKPFMRLGSEIFSHEFLNFNREILFLKPDVWKKIYEISTIGHEFGHILFIANDTEATMNKSGVFKFIEEYKATTGGLVNFFLHEDERYKMGVFAELIARSVGLVGWRKVDEVRAYYCEGLIHLSLLFKTGVLKFDGKSLNVDMSEMAYEKFKTACLVNYRDLATHYSKKVDASEFLHKFCVKDGVSYLPKDSKTREFVEYFYSRYEAIGNELDESGEWERWQKLASKLG
- a CDS encoding EI24 domain-containing protein, translated to MSIFWLSWRDFLTAKFITLSILPLVLSVAVLISVMMLGGSELWELLLAGAMSGEYVFFDTSSYPLVAKILSFEVVRYLISSLFYILSTFLVVILSVAIALLIAGFLTPIVTREINARHYNIAQTSMVGTSRVLWLMTTVIFKFLGILLLCLPFIFIIPILSFFFINIPFFYLYYKFLLIDVASNALSESKFELVWLEGGGFKFILACAVFYIISLVPLLGLFLQLFFIIFLTHIFYQKQTIVKF
- the luxS gene encoding S-ribosylhomocysteine lyase — protein: MPLLDSFCVDHTIMNAPGVRLAKTMNTPKGDKISVFDLRFCKPNQDMLPERGIHTLEHLFAGFMRDHLNKNDVEIIDISPMGCRTGFYMSLIGSPSCEEVVSAWEASMKDITNVLSQSDIPELNEYQCGSYKMHSLKEAHEIANAVLKAGIGIIDNESIKLDIDAKGLKKH
- a CDS encoding dUTP diphosphatase; translation: MNENEIVLQMLKLQQSLNDETNGLGWENGYTNKNKLISWKRCIYMECAELIDSFAWKHWKSINAATDEQNLRVEVVDIWHFVMSFMLQIYKQKGLGDAKILADNICAASGFAEFCKEPYNVASESIYEIMNDIEKLIHECSGFEYNIHDILKIYFSVALKCGVNLYSLYECYVAKNVLNRFRQNNGYKEGTYKKLWGGREDNVVMSEILASGIKSIDAIYAELKSAYDAAK
- a CDS encoding L-arabinose ABC transporter, yielding MCCFGTRIFLLMFITILSFVLHKFYPILPVVGYYFIFANLLAFTMFSLFFKELLPTFVKSKTIHYFSLIGGFLGGLLSMAIFKKFSRDIFTYTELFLLVFWLVILMALVVKFNEIVEFLGYFYD
- a CDS encoding putative bifunctional diguanylate cyclase/phosphodiesterase, whose translation is MFKRLTNNNTLSFLYTVALFTIYFIALYNQNEFYSSVISVAMNVSIATIIAYNVKDSKNLKHYWALIVTAIFTWAVADAFMLFYSLKGHNTEWMTYKRVVHIVYLLPYILFLIACIMMFIKSMRNRFWLQTFLDITVVVLLYLSFFWAVVFNHDISLAFSSMFFIHTIYIIIDVVMFCCVFIIYYSLHNIKRRLSFYFCLLAIGTLSIVNTYFNITSMHDQDIINTYFRLCFEIVFVIFLFSSFYIRYNEMFARFGKNSDDFHKILISKVVMALFLIIISIGAIGTLDVTWFMFVMMTILFYSILTYNISSIKNSKNLIEKDRQIRKKLDRVVNERMQELNQTNKRLKELSEYDFLTGLLNRSCFLDRLEEMIKTKGIGENICVYNIDLIHFKAINDTYGHYVGDEVLVTLTKNISEILPNGALFSRFDGDDLYIVVKSDKFEYFKELIVRIYSVIKALITIDEYKILLNAKIGFSITETSEILIDDLLAQASAALSVAKRDINSVWVFYDDVKDILQEQNHIEILLNSIDFDKEFELNFQPQFELNTQNLIGAEALLRWHSPIKGNVMPSKFIPIAEQSSIIINIDRWVAKQAIKQIGKWNKKYGTNLKISINVSLKQMDSIVFANEILNLMSAYDVNPSCVNIEISESSFVIADETLQKVASVFKQSGIGVSVDDFGASFSSFNYIKKYMITRLKISKELVDNIATSEFDKAVINMIISLTKTINIKTLAEGVESIIQLKILKDLGCDEIQGFIWGRAVNADEFEKLIINSISQR
- a CDS encoding GGDEF domain-containing phosphodiesterase, with the translated sequence MSATESLKAYQKRSVFIVLVIFVFAQIFSLIGYVYIQKLLTFIAYGFIIVNIYKHIVTPENYRVHWILLCLGVALWGACDLLWFLNTDLFIKDYDRYEFLLISYSVPMLCILFAMSIYFYIKFKDASEKSIILLDTFGVFLMIYTLFFNVIFNLNITLIFKSIYDFCIFCVIIINLILLFVVLSELFTSNFIYIRKSGFYMIVAVILFTMLNLYIYYNKFKMPLYQPNLLAPLYILPFCLLMIGSFYLQTNNSRVAQKDNNITMSSKWLPIIAIVPIFIESDFSPIQAVVLLCIIVINTLTSYYVKSSTISDKLLTQEKLMHNNLEKIIHEQTNELRLANLRLQDISERDYLTGVGNRLFLSDGLKNLYSSLKSDEELAVYYINIDKFKSINASYGHIVGDRILRATAKRLLSLCNQKDIISRMSAGEFVVVTKIGKDDKSGALNFGINIKKNLQENLQVDRFHFIMSCFVGISIVSYRQDIDIKTIVKNSNRAMYYAKENPSLNPTIYSSEIDDHIHTASRMEILLSKVNLSEEIKVYFQPIFNTKTLKIVSFEALLRWDSKELGFLEASQFMDVAKVNSDTLNGICSVAAIKTVQYVSSWQKDGINIPKISLNIIPTQIKKSIFIQNINDLLKLYGVSPKVFELELDESVWVYPPELLDKIFNDINSSNISVCIDDYGIGYTSFAYMKKYHIRCIKIARELIQDMLNTDIDTQIVASIINLANNTNLKVTAKGVQSKDELDKLIELGCKEAQGCYLKEPMCAEEFKEFLKQNSSNIDQI
- a CDS encoding ATP/GTP-binding protein, which encodes MQTNFSNLYSQASYNNMDFKFKTSSGDEIDFSMYDNKSLEYVSEKNSRGSSQSLTLTHEYGYSFSYKGDGLDTKDLAELDEALKLISPQIDKFMKNVKNDDKIAGSDESITNLANNIKQILPQPKNDNHKNLIADNTIKIFDELLEQNRADKNLLNNTKKLFDRLFDTTNKLFVYA